A genomic segment from Ignavibacteriales bacterium encodes:
- a CDS encoding T9SS type A sorting domain-containing protein, giving the protein MREFPGQGLFIELPTIFDSTTNELIASTTTFGEIIFGKPDLQQGLVSPFLIEPIDQKKVLVDNPVILKWSGRGLLQSFNLQLAEDSLFNSTILDTTTINSFVQKWILPTNLQLGTLYRIRVESIADSSLYDTSDTEFTIMNPLDIKNISSLIPNQFYLSQNYPNPFNPSTKISWQSPIAGNQTLKIYDVLGNEVETLVNEYKPAGSYEVEFNASSLSSGIYFYKLQAGEFIQTRKMILLK; this is encoded by the coding sequence ATGCGCGAATTTCCTGGGCAAGGACTTTTTATTGAACTTCCTACTATTTTTGACAGTACGACCAATGAACTAATTGCAAGCACAACAACTTTTGGTGAAATAATATTTGGGAAGCCAGATTTACAACAAGGCTTGGTTTCACCTTTTTTAATTGAACCAATAGATCAGAAAAAAGTACTAGTCGATAATCCAGTAATATTAAAATGGAGCGGGCGCGGATTGCTTCAGTCATTTAATCTCCAATTAGCGGAAGATAGTTTATTCAATTCAACTATCCTGGATACCACAACAATAAATTCATTTGTACAAAAATGGATTCTGCCTACAAATTTACAGCTGGGGACTTTATACAGAATTCGAGTTGAAAGTATTGCTGATTCATCACTCTATGATACTAGTGATACAGAATTTACAATAATGAATCCTTTAGATATTAAAAATATCAGTAGCCTTATACCAAATCAATTTTATCTATCTCAGAATTACCCTAATCCATTTAATCCAAGTACAAAAATTAGTTGGCAGTCCCCGATAGCCGGTAATCAAACATTAAAAATTTATGATGTACTTGGGAATGAAGTAGAAACATTAGTAAACGAATACAAACCCGCGGGAAGTTATGAAGTTGAATTTAATGCTTCAAGTTTATCATCTGGAATTTATTTCTATAAACTGCAGGCAGGAGAATTTATTCAAACACGTAAAATGATATTATTGAAATAA
- a CDS encoding hemolysin III family protein: MDLAKKLREPMNGFTHFIGVILSIIGTILLINSTLNPFKPYHFISFLIFGIGMILLFTTSTLYHWLKLSESSVKKMRKADHIMIFIYIAASYTPICMIALSKNLGWIVLIAVWSVAVAGILIKIFWMNAPRWLSTLIYILMGWLAIVIIYPLINALPLAALMWLLIGGIFYTIGALIYALKRPDPFPGILGFHEIFHLFVLLGSFSHFWLIYNYITIIDVLK; this comes from the coding sequence ATGGACCTTGCTAAAAAATTGAGAGAGCCAATGAATGGTTTTACTCATTTTATAGGAGTGATACTTTCAATAATCGGAACTATATTACTTATTAATTCAACTTTGAATCCATTTAAACCTTACCACTTTATTTCGTTTTTAATTTTTGGCATAGGAATGATTCTGCTTTTTACAACAAGTACACTTTATCATTGGCTAAAACTTTCTGAATCAAGTGTTAAAAAAATGAGAAAAGCCGATCACATAATGATTTTTATATACATAGCCGCTTCTTATACTCCAATTTGTATGATTGCATTAAGTAAAAATCTCGGCTGGATTGTTTTAATAGCCGTTTGGAGCGTTGCGGTTGCAGGTATATTAATTAAAATATTTTGGATGAACGCTCCGAGATGGTTATCAACTCTTATTTATATACTTATGGGATGGTTAGCCATTGTTATTATTTATCCGCTTATAAACGCTTTACCATTAGCAGCATTAATGTGGTTATTAATTGGTGGAATTTTTTATACCATTGGTGCTCTAATTTATGCACTAAAAAGGCCTGATCCATTTCCGGGCATTCTAGGTTTTCATGAAATTTTTCATTTGTTCGTATTACTTGGTAGTTTTTCTCACTTTTGGCTTATATATAATTACATTACAATCATTGATGTCTTAAAATAA
- a CDS encoding serine hydrolase, producing MKQTVYFIFIMVLLIGCKMNNEDIIDKIFIEYNNPKLPGAAVMVIENGDKVFIKGYGLANLEKDIGVTVETNFRLASVTKQFTAMSILMLIDRGKLSFETTLKNIFPYFPDYGNNITIKNLLQHTSGLIDYEDLIDDTVTVQVKDKDVLDMIMKTDSTYFIPGSQHKYSNTGYSLLALTVEKISGIPFRDFLRDNIFTPLEMNNTVAFEKI from the coding sequence ATGAAACAAACAGTATATTTCATTTTTATAATGGTTTTGTTGATAGGATGTAAAATGAACAATGAAGATATCATTGATAAGATTTTTATCGAATATAATAATCCCAAATTGCCCGGGGCAGCCGTAATGGTTATAGAAAATGGAGATAAAGTTTTTATAAAAGGTTATGGCCTTGCAAATCTTGAAAAGGATATAGGGGTGACAGTTGAAACTAATTTTAGATTAGCATCTGTGACCAAACAATTTACAGCAATGTCAATTTTGATGCTTATTGATAGGGGTAAACTTTCATTTGAAACTACTCTTAAAAATATTTTTCCCTATTTTCCTGATTATGGAAACAATATCACAATTAAAAATCTTCTGCAGCATACATCCGGTTTAATTGATTACGAAGATTTGATTGATGATACCGTTACAGTTCAGGTAAAAGATAAAGATGTTTTGGATATGATAATGAAAACTGATTCAACTTACTTCATACCGGGTAGCCAGCACAAATACAGTAATACTGGGTATTCTTTACTAGCATTAACTGTTGAAAAAATTTCAGGAATACCTTTTCGTGATTTTCTTAGAGACAATATTTTTACTCCGCTTGAGATGAACAACACAGTTGCGTTTGAAAAAATATAA
- a CDS encoding beta-lactamase family protein — MNEVNNRAYGYTIKDNNLEFTDQSVTSAVLGDGGIYSSLNDLYKWDQALYNNKLINKEYLDESWTMGKTNAGVEFPYGYGWRIETYDGSKVVYHTGSTRGFRNIIYRIPDKKFTVVILTNRDADSEFSTLKFAHQIVDIYFPEVQ, encoded by the coding sequence ATAAACGAAGTTAATAACAGGGCTTATGGTTACACAATTAAAGATAACAATTTAGAATTTACAGATCAAAGTGTTACCAGTGCAGTACTTGGAGATGGAGGGATTTATTCATCGCTAAATGATCTTTACAAATGGGATCAGGCTCTTTACAATAATAAACTGATCAATAAAGAATATCTTGATGAGTCATGGACAATGGGCAAAACCAATGCTGGAGTTGAATTCCCTTATGGATACGGCTGGCGTATAGAAACATACGACGGATCTAAAGTGGTATATCATACAGGCAGCACAAGAGGATTCAGAAATATTATATATAGAATACCAGATAAAAAATTTACAGTTGTAATTTTAACAAATCGAGATGCAGACTCAGAGTTTAGTACGCTTAAGTTCGCACATCAGATAGTTGATATTTATTTTCCTGAAGTTCAATAA